From one Deinococcus sp. JMULE3 genomic stretch:
- a CDS encoding rhodanese-like domain-containing protein: protein MTYTDLFPNELDAQLRAGAALIDVREPDEYAQGHVPGAINLPLSELQGREAEVPGGAVLICASGNRSSQAAAYLAGLGHRHLKNLMGGTFGWMREGRDLVTGDRP, encoded by the coding sequence ATGACCTACACCGACCTCTTCCCGAATGAACTGGACGCGCAGCTCCGCGCAGGTGCCGCCCTGATCGACGTGCGCGAACCCGACGAGTACGCCCAGGGCCACGTGCCCGGCGCGATCAACCTCCCCCTGTCCGAACTGCAGGGCCGCGAGGCCGAGGTGCCCGGCGGCGCGGTGCTGATCTGCGCCAGCGGCAACCGGTCCTCACAGGCCGCCGCGTACCTCGCCGGACTGGGCCACCGGCACCTGAAGAACCTGATGGGCGGCACCTTCGGGTGGATGCGCGAGGGCCGCGACCTGGTGACCGGCGACCGGCCATGA
- a CDS encoding molybdopterin-dependent oxidoreductase, with the protein MRRALLTPALLIPALLTLSACARPASSLYTTVEADPQLSGSGPVVLTVVNAQGREFTFTRAQLAALGLVSFSTPDPSRKNEAHEYTGPLLSAVLRETGIAPAATLHLVALDKYKTDLKLAPIKDVPVILALKSDGQLLEPRNFGPVYMTFPYGGVKLDPNIYNAAWVWQLYRIEERPGGT; encoded by the coding sequence ATGCGACGTGCCCTTTTGACACCGGCCCTGCTGATCCCAGCCCTGCTGACCCTGAGTGCCTGCGCCCGACCCGCCTCCAGCCTGTACACGACGGTGGAGGCCGACCCGCAGTTGAGCGGTTCAGGCCCGGTCGTCCTGACCGTCGTGAACGCGCAGGGCAGGGAATTCACGTTCACGCGCGCGCAACTGGCCGCGCTGGGCCTGGTGAGCTTCAGCACGCCCGACCCGTCCCGGAAGAACGAGGCGCACGAGTACACCGGGCCGCTGCTGAGCGCCGTGCTGCGTGAGACCGGCATCGCGCCGGCGGCGACGCTGCACCTCGTGGCGCTCGACAAGTACAAGACCGACCTGAAGCTCGCGCCGATCAAGGACGTGCCGGTCATCCTGGCGCTGAAATCCGACGGGCAGCTGCTCGAACCGCGCAACTTCGGACCGGTGTACATGACCTTCCCGTACGGCGGCGTGAAACTCGATCCGAACATCTACAACGCCGCGTGGGTGTGGCAGCTGTACCGGATCGAGGAACGCCCCGGCGGGACCTGA
- a CDS encoding response regulator, protein MSRPFRVLLVDDNPADLMLAQEVFAEHGERLTISTCASGEEALARLRVGPVPDVVILDVNMPVMSGFEVLQAIKDDPALLSIPVVMLSTSSQPGDVARAYTLHASSYMVKSNSFQKFVEQVDAFVTFWRESRTPSWPERSPT, encoded by the coding sequence GTGAGCCGCCCGTTCCGCGTGCTGCTGGTGGACGACAACCCGGCGGACCTGATGCTCGCCCAGGAGGTGTTCGCCGAGCACGGCGAGCGCCTGACCATCAGCACCTGCGCCAGCGGCGAGGAAGCCCTGGCGCGCCTGCGCGTCGGCCCCGTGCCGGACGTCGTGATCCTCGACGTGAACATGCCGGTCATGTCGGGCTTCGAGGTGCTACAGGCGATCAAGGACGACCCGGCGCTGCTGTCCATCCCGGTCGTGATGCTCTCGACGTCCTCGCAGCCGGGCGACGTCGCGCGGGCTTACACCCTGCACGCCAGTTCCTACATGGTCAAGAGCAACAGCTTCCAGAAGTTCGTGGAACAGGTGGACGCCTTCGTCACCTTCTGGCGCGAGAGCCGCACGCCCAGCTGGCCCGAACGTTCCCCGACCTGA
- a CDS encoding PAS domain S-box protein, producing MTDSITEAARAVALGLLTHFQRQADQGLIVLDEHLHVSDVTESLESRLSPETEVRGQPLLTLIHPDDQMAVPDDLLIRLHSGQDAHLEVRLNTRGVPVWCELDFLPVTPPQPGVWALAIVRDISPRKATEQHARTLEARRDALMEVALDAIISIDRHGRVVAWNPAATRIFGYSLKEVLGQQLSSLIIPHADRDAHQRGMARHQQTGETRVAGRRVQVNALHKDGHSFPVELMMKPVQIDGQQYYTAFIHDLTEHFEAQRKLREQALHLNLMHEQLPTLSWTTDPDLNVRMVSGQTLQRLRLDPRRLVGRHVTALLEGGREQDVVGAHLSALAGQRGRYTQRLHDRVFEIHVSPLHDTLDRVIGTVALAHDVTDSHREQLMETARAQVLRSIAVGAPLPDTLRLLAELLTQLPGVIAAQLFTVHAGLLRIEASVGLPDDLLQLFTADVPPHALHPAWVDALAGQDLTVATLEHPSAWTPWRVALAASGLRSCWLFPVPDRQGEAPGLVALYRAVPDAPTERLSAAVAQAGQLMTVALEQDHHLQTILTTREETLRTLGVALEFRDYETKGHTDRVVRLSLDLARRLGLSEQQQDDLRRGAYLHDLGKIAIPDQILLKPGPLSPDEWAVMRQHPVTGYEMLRHTPALGEACLQIVLHHHEHWNGGGYPHGLSGEAIPLLARVFAVVDAFDALTSARPYKQPWPEDRALAELRSMAGRVLDPTLVDTFIGMREETHAGTPDAAAPTTAPDEER from the coding sequence ATGACTGACTCGATCACGGAAGCGGCCCGCGCCGTCGCGCTGGGGCTCCTGACGCACTTCCAGCGGCAGGCGGACCAGGGCCTGATCGTGCTGGACGAACACCTGCACGTCTCGGACGTCACCGAGAGCCTGGAATCCCGCCTGAGTCCCGAGACCGAGGTGCGCGGACAGCCGCTGCTGACCCTGATCCACCCGGACGACCAGATGGCCGTGCCGGACGACCTGCTCATCCGGCTGCACTCCGGTCAGGACGCGCACCTGGAGGTCCGGCTGAACACGCGCGGCGTGCCGGTGTGGTGCGAACTGGACTTCCTGCCGGTCACGCCCCCGCAGCCCGGCGTGTGGGCGCTGGCGATCGTGCGCGACATCAGCCCCCGCAAGGCCACCGAGCAGCACGCGCGGACCCTGGAAGCCCGCCGCGACGCGCTGATGGAGGTCGCACTGGACGCGATCATCAGTATCGACCGCCACGGGCGGGTCGTGGCGTGGAACCCGGCCGCCACGCGCATCTTCGGGTACTCCCTGAAGGAGGTGCTGGGGCAGCAGCTGTCCTCCCTGATCATCCCCCACGCCGACCGGGACGCTCACCAGCGCGGCATGGCCCGCCACCAGCAGACCGGTGAGACCCGCGTGGCCGGGCGACGCGTGCAGGTCAACGCGCTGCACAAGGACGGTCATTCCTTCCCGGTGGAACTGATGATGAAACCCGTCCAGATCGACGGGCAGCAGTACTACACCGCGTTCATCCACGACCTCACCGAGCACTTCGAGGCGCAGCGCAAATTGCGCGAGCAGGCGCTGCACCTGAACCTGATGCACGAGCAGCTGCCGACCCTGTCCTGGACGACCGACCCGGATCTGAACGTCCGGATGGTCAGCGGGCAGACCCTGCAGCGCCTGCGTCTCGACCCGCGCCGACTGGTCGGCCGGCACGTCACGGCCCTGCTCGAGGGCGGACGCGAGCAGGACGTCGTCGGCGCGCACCTGAGCGCCCTGGCCGGACAGCGCGGACGCTACACCCAGCGGCTGCACGACCGGGTGTTCGAGATTCACGTCTCACCGCTGCACGACACGCTCGACCGGGTGATCGGAACGGTCGCCCTGGCGCACGACGTGACAGACAGTCACCGCGAGCAGCTCATGGAGACGGCGCGCGCGCAGGTCCTGCGGTCCATCGCCGTGGGCGCCCCGCTGCCCGACACGCTGCGCCTCCTGGCGGAACTGCTCACGCAGCTGCCGGGCGTGATCGCCGCGCAGCTGTTCACCGTCCACGCGGGCCTGCTGCGGATCGAGGCGAGCGTGGGCCTGCCCGACGACCTGCTGCAGCTGTTCACGGCGGACGTGCCGCCTCACGCCCTGCACCCCGCCTGGGTGGACGCGCTCGCCGGGCAGGACCTCACGGTCGCGACGCTGGAACACCCCAGCGCCTGGACACCGTGGCGGGTGGCGCTGGCCGCCAGTGGCCTGCGCTCCTGCTGGCTGTTCCCCGTTCCCGACCGGCAGGGCGAGGCGCCGGGACTGGTCGCGCTGTACCGCGCGGTGCCCGACGCGCCCACCGAACGCCTCAGCGCGGCGGTCGCGCAGGCGGGACAGCTGATGACGGTCGCGCTGGAACAGGACCACCACCTGCAGACGATCCTCACCACCCGCGAGGAGACGCTGCGCACCCTGGGCGTCGCGCTGGAATTCCGCGACTACGAGACCAAGGGCCACACCGACCGCGTCGTGCGCCTCAGCCTGGACCTCGCCCGCCGCCTGGGCCTGAGCGAGCAGCAGCAGGACGACCTGCGCCGCGGCGCGTACCTGCACGACCTGGGCAAGATCGCCATTCCCGACCAGATCCTCCTGAAACCCGGCCCGCTCAGCCCGGACGAGTGGGCGGTCATGCGCCAGCATCCCGTCACCGGCTACGAGATGCTGCGCCACACCCCCGCGCTGGGCGAGGCGTGCCTGCAGATCGTCCTGCACCACCACGAGCACTGGAACGGCGGCGGGTACCCGCACGGCCTGAGCGGCGAGGCGATTCCGCTGCTGGCGCGGGTGTTCGCGGTCGTGGACGCCTTCGACGCCCTGACCAGCGCCCGGCCCTACAAGCAGCCGTGGCCGGAAGACCGCGCGCTGGCGGAACTGCGCAGCATGGCGGGCCGCGTCCTCGATCCGACGCTGGTGGACACCTTCATCGGCATGCGGGAGGAAACACACGCCGGGACACCGGACGCCGCCGCGCCCACCACGGCACCTGACGAGGAACGATAA
- a CDS encoding NCS2 family permease, producing the protein MTQTTPPPTDRSAIDRYFGLSAHGTSVPQEVRAGVTTFLTMSYILFVNPQLLSGAIPVPNAFVQLLMTTALAAAFGSLAMGLVARYPFAQAPGMGLNAFFAFTVVQGMGVPWQTALGAVFISGALFVLLSVLGARQAIVRAIPLGLKFAITGGIGAFLAFLGLRSAGVVVTNPATIVGLGSLTSPGALLTITGLIVTAALMVRRVKGAVLWGILLTSAAAILLRLPVFAGGPDGALQAFPGFGGRVLGIIDAPVWPGSLVGQLDLAGALGLGLLSVVFTFFFVDFFDATGTLTGLAQKSGYLDEKGDMPRARRTFAMDGLAAMFGAFMGTSTTTAYVESASGIGEGGRTGLTAVTVGVLFLLSMFLWPLAAAIPAAATAPALILVGALMMDGVRHIDWDDLSESLPAFLTIIAMPLTFSIANGVSFGVITYCAVKILAGRARQVSPILYGVAALLLARYAFLGGE; encoded by the coding sequence TTGACGCAGACGACCCCACCCCCCACCGACCGGTCCGCCATCGACCGGTACTTCGGCCTGAGCGCGCACGGCACCAGCGTCCCGCAGGAGGTCCGCGCCGGCGTGACCACGTTCCTGACCATGAGTTACATCCTGTTCGTGAACCCGCAGCTGCTGTCCGGCGCGATTCCCGTCCCGAACGCGTTCGTGCAGCTGCTGATGACCACGGCGCTCGCGGCGGCCTTCGGGTCGCTCGCCATGGGCCTGGTGGCCCGCTACCCGTTCGCGCAGGCGCCCGGCATGGGCCTGAACGCCTTCTTCGCGTTCACGGTCGTGCAGGGCATGGGCGTGCCGTGGCAGACGGCGCTGGGCGCCGTGTTCATCTCGGGCGCGCTGTTCGTGCTGCTCAGCGTGCTGGGCGCGCGGCAGGCGATCGTGCGGGCCATCCCGCTGGGACTGAAGTTCGCGATCACCGGCGGGATCGGCGCGTTCCTGGCGTTCCTGGGGCTGCGCAGCGCGGGCGTCGTGGTCACGAACCCCGCCACGATCGTCGGGCTGGGGTCGCTGACCTCGCCAGGCGCGCTGCTGACGATCACGGGACTGATCGTCACGGCCGCCCTGATGGTCCGTCGGGTCAAGGGCGCGGTCCTGTGGGGCATCCTGCTGACCAGCGCCGCCGCGATCCTGCTGCGTCTGCCGGTGTTCGCGGGCGGCCCGGACGGCGCGCTGCAGGCCTTCCCAGGGTTCGGCGGGCGGGTGCTGGGCATCATCGACGCGCCGGTGTGGCCCGGCAGTCTGGTCGGGCAGCTGGACCTCGCGGGCGCGCTGGGCCTGGGCCTGCTGAGCGTGGTGTTCACGTTCTTCTTCGTGGATTTCTTCGACGCGACCGGCACCCTGACCGGACTGGCGCAGAAGAGCGGGTACCTGGACGAGAAGGGTGACATGCCCCGCGCGCGGCGAACGTTTGCCATGGACGGCCTCGCGGCGATGTTCGGGGCGTTCATGGGCACGAGCACCACGACCGCGTACGTGGAGAGTGCCAGCGGCATCGGCGAGGGCGGCCGCACCGGCCTGACCGCCGTGACGGTCGGCGTGCTGTTCCTGCTGAGCATGTTCCTGTGGCCGCTCGCGGCGGCGATCCCGGCGGCCGCCACCGCCCCCGCGCTGATCCTGGTGGGCGCCCTGATGATGGACGGCGTGCGCCACATCGACTGGGACGACCTGAGCGAGAGCCTCCCGGCGTTCCTGACGATCATCGCCATGCCGCTGACGTTCAGCATCGCCAACGGCGTCAGCTTCGGCGTGATCACGTACTGCGCCGTGAAGATCCTCGCGGGGCGCGCGCGGCAGGTCAGCCCGATCCTGTACGGCGTGGCGGCGCTGCTGCTCGCCCGCTACGCGTTCCTCGGCGGCGAGTAA
- a CDS encoding PAS domain S-box protein, producing the protein MTLPAPGAPGRRRWPLSLLLLIVVLIVTLGAFAFTFARLNRVASLSSVSITGWAYAEFVRQAAEMRVLVARVPAPDPAELEVPLAVLQSKATVVSGEPLLDRIDRARRAELLEAVAAAQALTLADLRGPEAAARLAGIMDRAQEGYAGAVDLLGRERSAIARDLRVAEVTLAALAALLALTIATVILQLQARARRDLRLETERRAESERARGVLERTTRELLAAEGALQRERDFAVQVMEAMGEGLYVTGADGTFEYVNPALARMVGQPPGALVGHAESEVLADVMGVPSAPGGARVTVEVPLRRPDGASIPALLTRVTRAGGGVTAVLTDLSAPKMAEARLRELYEVTARGAPDTVGELLEVAARTFRAPGAFVRGGVIVACAGPLSAERAQVLAAQPPGRTPDTLRVAVRAPDGPGTLVFCRSGGPIFTAADEDFLRLIGQWLEQDAAREETARQLRRSEELNKAVIRSSLDAIITCDGRGTVTEFNPAAEQIFGLDRAAALGQPLDTLIIPERLRAAHGLSLQRLSAGGPGRILGQRLELPAVRRDGQEFPVELSVVRLPTVTPEYAGFVRDITDRRAAEARLQHRTTQLDSVFNVSPDGFVTFGDQGQVVEVNPAFLALTGTTREELLGLSEAQFERVLRSRCEVARPAGRPPPGVDVLQVVRPARRVLKRTRRAMDAGDGVVLGHVMYFRDITHEAEISNMKSEFMSTAAHELRTPMTSIYGFTELLLTRDLDAETTRDLLETIYRQAGRLILLLTELLDLARIEARAGQDFRIVHEAVRPLIETTVQAFTPPHERPRVRVQVAPNLPLLPVDAAKFSQALGNVLSNAFKYSPQGGEVLVHAWMDPLHPLLHVSVTDQGLGMTPEQLHRAFERFYRAESSGSIPGTGLGLSLVQEIMHCHGGRATLSSEPGQGSVVTLTFPVSPASQQSAPQESHAQEDPDRG; encoded by the coding sequence GTGACCCTGCCCGCGCCGGGCGCGCCCGGCAGGCGGCGCTGGCCGCTGAGTCTGCTGCTGCTGATCGTCGTGCTGATCGTGACGCTGGGGGCGTTCGCGTTCACGTTCGCGCGCCTGAACCGCGTGGCGAGCCTCAGCAGCGTGTCGATCACGGGCTGGGCGTACGCGGAGTTCGTGCGGCAGGCGGCCGAAATGCGCGTGCTGGTGGCACGCGTGCCCGCGCCGGACCCGGCCGAGCTGGAGGTGCCGCTGGCCGTGCTGCAGTCCAAGGCGACCGTCGTGAGTGGCGAGCCGCTGCTCGACCGGATCGACCGCGCGCGGCGCGCGGAACTGCTCGAAGCGGTCGCGGCGGCGCAGGCCCTGACGCTGGCGGACCTGCGCGGGCCTGAGGCCGCGGCGCGACTGGCGGGCATCATGGACCGCGCCCAGGAGGGCTACGCCGGCGCGGTGGACCTGCTGGGCCGGGAACGCAGCGCGATCGCGCGGGACCTGCGCGTGGCCGAGGTGACCCTGGCGGCCCTGGCGGCCCTGCTGGCCCTGACCATCGCGACTGTGATCCTGCAGTTGCAGGCCCGCGCGCGGCGCGACCTGCGCCTGGAGACCGAGCGGCGCGCCGAGTCCGAACGGGCGCGCGGCGTGCTGGAGCGCACCACGCGGGAACTGCTGGCCGCCGAGGGCGCGCTGCAGCGCGAACGGGACTTCGCGGTGCAGGTCATGGAGGCCATGGGCGAGGGCCTGTACGTGACGGGCGCCGACGGGACCTTCGAGTACGTGAACCCGGCCCTGGCGCGCATGGTGGGTCAGCCGCCCGGCGCACTGGTCGGCCACGCGGAGTCGGAGGTGCTGGCGGACGTGATGGGCGTCCCGTCGGCGCCGGGCGGCGCGCGGGTCACGGTGGAGGTCCCGCTGCGCCGCCCGGACGGGGCGAGCATCCCGGCCCTGCTGACGCGGGTCACGCGCGCCGGGGGCGGCGTCACGGCGGTCCTGACGGACCTGAGCGCCCCGAAGATGGCCGAGGCGCGCCTGCGGGAACTGTACGAGGTGACGGCGCGTGGCGCGCCGGACACCGTGGGCGAGCTGCTGGAGGTCGCCGCGCGGACCTTCCGCGCGCCGGGCGCGTTCGTGCGGGGCGGGGTGATCGTCGCGTGCGCCGGGCCGCTGTCCGCGGAGCGGGCGCAGGTGCTCGCGGCGCAGCCGCCGGGCCGCACGCCGGACACCCTGCGCGTGGCGGTGCGTGCCCCGGACGGTCCCGGCACGCTGGTGTTCTGCCGGTCGGGCGGCCCGATCTTCACGGCGGCGGACGAGGACTTCCTGCGCCTGATCGGGCAGTGGCTGGAACAGGACGCCGCGCGGGAGGAGACGGCGCGGCAGCTGCGCCGCAGCGAGGAACTGAACAAGGCCGTGATCCGCTCGTCGCTGGACGCGATCATCACCTGCGACGGGCGCGGCACGGTCACCGAGTTCAATCCGGCGGCCGAGCAGATCTTCGGGCTGGACCGCGCCGCGGCGCTGGGGCAGCCGCTGGACACGCTGATCATCCCTGAGCGGCTGCGCGCCGCGCACGGCCTGAGCCTGCAGCGCCTCTCGGCGGGCGGTCCCGGGCGCATCCTGGGGCAGCGACTGGAACTGCCCGCCGTGCGCCGGGACGGGCAGGAATTCCCGGTGGAACTGTCGGTGGTGCGCCTGCCGACGGTCACGCCCGAGTACGCGGGGTTCGTCCGGGACATCACGGACCGGCGCGCGGCGGAGGCGCGGCTGCAGCACCGCACCACGCAGCTGGACTCGGTGTTCAACGTCAGCCCCGACGGGTTCGTGACCTTCGGCGATCAGGGGCAGGTGGTGGAGGTCAACCCGGCGTTCCTGGCGCTGACCGGGACCACCCGTGAGGAACTGCTCGGGCTGAGTGAAGCGCAGTTTGAGCGGGTGCTGCGCAGCCGCTGCGAGGTCGCGCGCCCGGCGGGCCGCCCGCCGCCCGGGGTGGACGTGCTGCAGGTGGTGCGCCCGGCCCGGCGGGTGCTGAAACGCACGCGGCGGGCCATGGACGCCGGGGACGGCGTGGTGCTCGGGCACGTCATGTACTTCCGGGACATCACGCACGAGGCCGAGATCAGCAACATGAAGAGTGAATTCATGTCCACTGCCGCGCATGAACTGCGCACGCCCATGACGTCCATCTACGGCTTCACGGAACTGCTCCTGACCCGCGACCTGGACGCGGAGACCACCCGCGACCTGCTGGAGACCATCTACCGGCAGGCGGGGCGGTTGATCCTGCTGCTGACCGAGCTGCTCGATCTCGCGCGGATCGAGGCGCGCGCCGGGCAGGACTTCCGGATTGTGCACGAGGCGGTCCGGCCCCTGATCGAGACGACCGTGCAGGCCTTCACGCCGCCGCACGAGCGTCCGCGCGTGCGGGTGCAGGTCGCGCCGAACCTGCCGCTGCTGCCGGTGGACGCCGCGAAGTTCAGTCAGGCGCTCGGGAACGTGCTGTCCAACGCGTTCAAGTACTCCCCGCAGGGCGGGGAGGTGCTCGTGCACGCGTGGATGGACCCGCTGCACCCGCTGCTGCACGTCTCGGTGACGGACCAGGGGCTCGGCATGACGCCCGAGCAGCTGCACCGCGCGTTCGAGCGCTTCTACCGCGCCGAGAGTTCCGGCAGCATCCCCGGCACGGGCCTGGGCCTGAGCCTCGTGCAGGAGATCATGCACTGCCACGGCGGACGTGCCACGCTGAGCAGCGAGCCGGGTCAGGGCAGCGTCGTGACCCTGACCTTCCCCGTCAGCCCCGCCTCACAGCAGAGTGCCCCACAGGAGAGCCATGCCCAAGAAGATCCTGATCGTGGATGA
- a CDS encoding response regulator transcription factor — protein sequence MPKKILIVDDHADLRKLIRLTLLGPDYRLQEAASGDEALERAREWRPDLLILDVMMPGTLNGFQVCETLKADPDLRGVAVMLVTARAQQSDLQEGEAVGADAYLVKPFSPMELLERVGTLLGRA from the coding sequence ATGCCCAAGAAGATCCTGATCGTGGATGACCACGCCGACCTGCGCAAACTGATCCGCCTGACCCTGCTCGGCCCGGACTACAGGCTGCAGGAGGCCGCGAGCGGCGACGAGGCGCTGGAACGCGCGCGGGAGTGGCGGCCGGACCTGCTGATCCTGGACGTCATGATGCCCGGCACCCTGAACGGCTTTCAGGTGTGCGAGACGCTGAAGGCCGACCCTGACCTGCGCGGCGTGGCCGTGATGCTCGTCACGGCCCGCGCGCAGCAGAGCGACCTGCAGGAGGGTGAGGCGGTGGGCGCCGACGCGTACCTCGTCAAGCCGTTCAGTCCGATGGAACTGCTCGAACGGGTGGGGACGCTGCTGGGCCGGGCCTGA
- a CDS encoding sulfite exporter TauE/SafE family protein — MILAWIGAALIGLSLGLLGSGGSILTVPVLVYLVGEDSKLAIAESLAIVGGISLFGAIPYALKRQIDWRSVLYFGVPGVTGTYLGAALSVYLSGVVQLLLFAAVMLLASIMMFRPAAAGAGPAHARSPLKIAAEGLGVGVLTGLVGVGGGFLIIPALVLLGGLPMSLAVGTSLLIIAAKSFAGFSKYLHVLQEQNLTVHWNLILIFTAIGIAGSFLGARVGKNVSNDALKRGFASFLVVMGLYVLATNVPKVLNPPPAVESRAH; from the coding sequence ATGATCCTCGCGTGGATCGGCGCGGCACTGATCGGCCTGAGCCTCGGCCTGCTCGGCTCTGGCGGCAGCATCCTGACCGTCCCGGTGCTGGTGTACCTCGTCGGTGAGGACAGCAAACTCGCCATTGCCGAGAGCCTCGCCATCGTGGGCGGCATCAGCCTCTTCGGGGCGATTCCCTACGCCCTGAAACGCCAGATCGACTGGCGCAGCGTTCTGTACTTCGGTGTGCCCGGCGTGACCGGCACGTACCTGGGCGCCGCGCTCAGCGTGTACCTCAGCGGCGTCGTGCAACTGCTGCTGTTCGCCGCCGTGATGCTGCTGGCGTCCATCATGATGTTCCGCCCCGCCGCAGCGGGCGCAGGCCCGGCGCACGCCCGCTCGCCGCTGAAGATCGCCGCCGAGGGGCTCGGCGTGGGCGTCCTGACCGGCCTGGTCGGGGTGGGCGGCGGCTTCCTGATCATCCCGGCGCTGGTGCTCCTCGGCGGGCTGCCCATGAGCCTCGCGGTGGGCACCAGCCTGCTGATCATCGCCGCCAAGAGCTTCGCCGGGTTCTCCAAGTACCTGCACGTCCTGCAGGAGCAGAACCTCACGGTGCACTGGAACCTGATCCTGATCTTCACCGCCATCGGCATCGCCGGGAGTTTCCTGGGCGCCCGCGTCGGCAAGAACGTCTCCAACGACGCACTCAAGCGGGGCTTCGCGTCCTTCCTGGTCGTGATGGGCCTGTACGTCCTGGCGACGAACGTCCCCAAGGTCCTCAACCCGCCACCAGCAGTCGAGAGCCGCGCCCACTGA
- a CDS encoding rhodanese-like domain-containing protein: MFFERFYDTDLAQASYLIGCQKTGESLVIDPVRDAQIYLGRAAREGLRVTHVTETHIHADYLSGSRELAARTGAQLLLSDEGGADWTYGFAATPLRHGDTFMVGNLRIEARHTPGHTPESLSFLVTDTPRGDTPSMYFTGDFVFVGDIGRPDLLDEAAGGVDTRYVGARQMFASLRDQFLTLPDGVQVWPGHGAGSACGKALGAVPTTTVGYERALAWWAPYVAAGDEQGFTNELLSGQPDAPLYYGRMKLQNRAGPALLGDVTPLAPLSAADLKARLAAGTVLIDTRPRTAHQAGAVPGSVNIPDGNTFETWSGWLLRPEDAPFVLLARDAAHAETLRRRLWMVGLDQVTGFVTSTDGLDTMPAQPFPAAELPLHAGALILDVRKKTEHQAGAIPGATQLHAGRLAWELGTLPRDREIVVHCQGGARSAAAASLLRRHGFQVSELEGGYDAYVRERDAQPA, translated from the coding sequence ATGTTCTTCGAACGCTTCTACGACACCGACCTCGCCCAGGCGTCCTACCTGATCGGCTGCCAGAAGACCGGCGAGAGCCTCGTCATCGACCCCGTCCGCGACGCCCAGATCTACCTGGGCCGCGCCGCCCGCGAGGGCCTGCGCGTCACGCACGTCACCGAGACGCACATCCACGCCGACTACCTGTCCGGCAGCCGCGAACTCGCCGCCCGCACCGGCGCCCAGCTGCTCCTGTCAGATGAGGGCGGCGCCGACTGGACCTACGGTTTCGCCGCTACGCCGCTGCGCCACGGTGACACCTTCATGGTCGGCAACCTCCGCATCGAGGCGCGCCACACGCCCGGCCACACCCCCGAGAGCCTCTCGTTCCTCGTGACCGATACCCCCCGGGGGGACACGCCCAGCATGTACTTCACCGGCGACTTCGTGTTCGTCGGCGACATCGGCCGCCCCGACCTGCTCGACGAAGCCGCGGGCGGCGTGGACACCCGCTACGTCGGCGCCCGGCAGATGTTCGCCAGCCTGCGCGACCAGTTCCTGACCCTGCCCGACGGCGTGCAGGTCTGGCCCGGCCACGGCGCGGGCAGCGCCTGCGGCAAGGCCCTGGGCGCCGTCCCGACCACCACCGTCGGCTACGAACGCGCCCTGGCCTGGTGGGCGCCCTACGTAGCCGCCGGGGACGAACAGGGCTTCACGAATGAACTACTCAGCGGTCAGCCCGACGCGCCGCTGTACTACGGCCGCATGAAGCTGCAGAACAGGGCCGGTCCCGCCCTACTCGGGGACGTCACGCCGCTCGCGCCGCTCAGTGCGGCCGACCTGAAGGCCCGGCTGGCCGCCGGTACGGTCCTGATTGACACCCGCCCCCGGACCGCCCATCAGGCGGGCGCCGTGCCCGGCAGCGTGAACATTCCCGACGGGAACACCTTCGAGACGTGGTCCGGCTGGCTGCTGCGCCCCGAGGACGCCCCGTTCGTCCTGCTGGCCCGCGACGCCGCGCACGCCGAGACGCTGCGCCGCCGCCTGTGGATGGTGGGCCTGGATCAGGTGACCGGCTTCGTGACCTCCACGGACGGACTGGACACCATGCCCGCCCAGCCGTTCCCGGCCGCCGAACTGCCGCTGCACGCCGGGGCGCTGATCCTGGACGTCCGCAAGAAGACCGAGCATCAGGCGGGCGCCATTCCCGGCGCGACGCAGCTGCACGCCGGACGCCTCGCCTGGGAACTGGGCACCCTGCCGCGCGACCGCGAGATCGTCGTCCACTGCCAGGGCGGTGCCCGCAGCGCCGCCGCCGCGAGCCTCCTGCGCCGCCACGGTTTCCAGGTCAGCGAACTGGAGGGCGGCTACGACGCCTACGTCCGCGAACGCGACGCACAGCCCGCCTGA